One Clostridia bacterium DNA window includes the following coding sequences:
- the hypB gene encoding hydrogenase nickel incorporation protein HypB — protein MEIKIMKNILDANDKLAGDNRSLFNQRGIIAVNVMASPGAGKTSIILRVIEGLKGEVGVSVIEGDIASSIDAEKIDKLGIPVVQINTGGGCHLDANMIRSVVEDLKPQDNSIIFIENVGNLVCPSAFDLGEGIRLVIASVPEGHDKPFKYTSMFEAADVIILNKMDLMPYIDFDRDSFYKGIRALNEKAPVFEISCRTGEGVGEFVSWLKGLQK, from the coding sequence ATGGAAATAAAAATTATGAAGAATATACTTGATGCAAATGACAAGCTTGCAGGTGATAACAGGTCCCTGTTTAATCAAAGGGGAATAATTGCTGTAAATGTGATGGCATCACCGGGAGCAGGAAAAACCAGTATCATTTTAAGAGTGATCGAAGGGCTGAAAGGCGAAGTTGGTGTCAGTGTCATTGAAGGAGATATTGCTTCAAGTATTGATGCAGAAAAGATTGATAAGCTTGGTATACCGGTAGTCCAGATAAATACAGGCGGGGGCTGTCACCTGGATGCAAATATGATAAGATCTGTCGTTGAAGACCTTAAGCCACAGGATAATTCTATCATATTCATTGAGAATGTAGGCAATCTGGTCTGTCCTTCAGCGTTTGACCTTGGAGAAGGGATAAGGCTGGTCATAGCAAGTGTCCCAGAGGGGCATGATAAACCTTTTAAATACACATCTATGTTTGAGGCAGCAGATGTAATCATCCTTAACAAGATGGACTTAATGCCTTATATAGATTTTGACAGGGACAGCTTTTACAAAGGAATCAGAGCATTGAATGAAAAGGCGCCGGTTTTTGAGATATCCTGCAGGACCGGTGAAGGTGTCGGAGAGTTTGTAAGTTGGCTGAAGGGCCTACAGAAATAG
- a CDS encoding aspartyl protease family protein yields MIFLFIAIIFLLIVIVLLRGQKSSPEVKAKLNAADELFRHGRLTEAEAAYKEIREMTPDNVILLGRLGILALWNNKTEEAEKMLKSALHNIPWYQSFWPFTAELDFKLAMTYYRKNDFKKAAEQFKKAAGPIALGSFKQLKALESQAKLFEDDEAYIIEGPEESRIDFIRTDPLPVIQVSVNDNEPLYFILDTGGAELILNTQLAERIGATISGTIESEYVGGAKAKTGLGKINSVSIGDFKIRNIPINTMKTDEFSSIFDGLKIDGILGTRILSQFISTFDYSNGSLILARNRTENSKSLDTLVLEGKAKVFPINLIDMHVIITQGTVNNLGPMNFFVDTGMAGGGFLATEATIKKTGIRADWSKAVESMGGGGKVEGVDITVDCLTLGTGENTISEKNVPGMVMRKNPYIGDTVGFRIDGIVSHQFFRRYSVTFDFTRMILIIQ; encoded by the coding sequence ATGATATTTTTATTTATAGCGATCATTTTCTTGCTCATAGTCATAGTTTTACTTAGAGGACAGAAATCATCTCCTGAAGTAAAGGCAAAACTGAATGCCGCTGATGAATTATTCCGCCACGGAAGACTCACAGAGGCAGAGGCAGCTTATAAGGAGATAAGAGAGATGACACCGGACAACGTTATCCTGTTAGGGCGCCTTGGGATATTAGCACTTTGGAATAATAAGACCGAAGAAGCAGAGAAAATGTTAAAAAGTGCCTTACATAATATTCCCTGGTATCAGAGTTTCTGGCCATTTACTGCCGAACTGGACTTTAAGTTAGCTATGACCTATTATCGGAAAAATGATTTTAAAAAGGCTGCCGAGCAATTTAAAAAGGCAGCAGGCCCTATAGCGCTCGGCTCATTCAAACAACTAAAAGCGCTGGAAAGTCAGGCTAAACTTTTTGAGGATGATGAAGCGTACATAATTGAGGGTCCGGAGGAATCCAGAATTGACTTCATCAGAACAGATCCGTTACCGGTAATTCAGGTTTCGGTCAATGACAATGAGCCCCTTTATTTTATTTTGGATACAGGGGGTGCTGAACTTATCTTGAATACGCAGCTGGCTGAAAGGATCGGGGCCACGATATCCGGTACAATAGAAAGTGAATATGTCGGAGGGGCAAAAGCAAAAACCGGCTTGGGTAAGATTAATTCAGTATCAATAGGAGATTTTAAAATCAGGAATATTCCTATAAATACCATGAAAACCGATGAATTCTCATCAATTTTTGATGGATTAAAGATAGACGGCATCTTGGGTACACGCATTTTATCACAGTTCATCAGTACCTTTGATTATTCCAACGGATCTTTGATACTGGCACGTAACAGGACCGAAAACTCCAAAAGCTTGGATACCCTGGTCTTAGAAGGAAAAGCGAAAGTGTTTCCCATTAACTTGATAGATATGCATGTTATTATTACCCAGGGAACCGTAAACAACTTAGGCCCAATGAACTTCTTTGTTGATACCGGCATGGCAGGGGGTGGCTTTCTGGCAACGGAAGCAACAATTAAAAAAACAGGGATCAGGGCAGACTGGTCCAAAGCCGTTGAAAGCATGGGTGGTGGCGGTAAAGTAGAAGGAGTGGATATAACAGTTGATTGCTTGACGCTGGGAACAGGAGAAAACACTATTTCAGAAAAAAATGTTCCCGGAATGGTCATGAGAAAAAATCCTTACATAGGGGACACTGTCGGATTCCGCATTGACGGAATAGTCTCTCACCAGTTTTTCCGCAGGTACTCTGTAACATTTGATTTTACCAGAATGATATTAATAATACAATAA
- a CDS encoding helix-turn-helix domain-containing protein has product MRDNNQIKAYVHPTRIILLQLLSKESRTISSIAKELGVHPANITHHFKLLERAGLICLVEKKDTGRNIEKYYRSIAYNFIVNTEQEGNLDKKALALSILKSDLATAISTIKKRPELEMIALLESVRISHDTAAKFIQKLERLVEEFRECSSAEGTLYSINLSLYPNEVDSCPSGDEPTIRLTKNIKSPGKEV; this is encoded by the coding sequence TTGAGAGATAACAACCAGATAAAAGCTTATGTCCACCCTACAAGAATAATACTGTTGCAGTTGCTGTCCAAAGAAAGCCGTACAATATCAAGCATTGCGAAAGAGTTGGGTGTACATCCTGCGAATATAACCCACCATTTTAAGCTATTGGAAAGGGCCGGGTTGATTTGCCTTGTAGAAAAGAAAGATACAGGCAGAAATATAGAAAAGTACTATAGGTCTATTGCGTACAATTTTATTGTCAATACAGAGCAAGAAGGAAATTTGGATAAAAAGGCTTTAGCACTTTCAATTTTGAAAAGCGACCTGGCTACTGCCATAAGTACTATAAAAAAACGCCCAGAGTTGGAGATGATTGCTTTACTGGAGTCTGTAAGAATAAGCCATGATACTGCAGCAAAATTCATACAAAAACTGGAGCGGCTAGTGGAGGAATTCAGAGAGTGCAGCTCAGCTGAAGGTACTCTTTATAGTATCAATCTTAGTCTTTACCCTAATGAAGTTGATTCATGCCCTTCAGGGGATGAACCCACTATCAGGCTGACAAAGAATATAAAAAGTCCGGGAAAGGAAGTATAG
- a CDS encoding ABC transporter ATP-binding protein/permease, protein MNEKTLEISDFLLFKSVIQYAKFYKVRFSLAIFCLLASVGLGLIQPLIWGKLVTNLFTNNYYSALLNIIKITAIYISLSVITFYQSYLITYLTNNIVFKMKCDIYKRILSLEMQLFDEMRVGDFISRLNGDIAVIANFITNQCLNTLIDILKVATIGFIVFRINALLSVVIVVFLPLSYLIFFKFSKLLRKKSRDISSSNDNYFSYLQQSISGIREVKSLGIKNKNFSIFALLSESIKNKNIEFSMVNNLSQTLSRGINFLSEIAIMALGGFLIFKNLLPIEYFIAFLSYFNQLSGSLANLFGLNASIQQALTSLERILHLKENTYYSSERFGIKNIGHIKGNIKFENVTFQYKNGIPVLDSVSFEIPSGRKTAIVGSSGSGKTTIFNLLLRFYEPTAGDIFVDNIKIEEFSEESLREHIAIVRQEPFLFNLTIKENLLLANPLSTEEDIEEACKASCIHEYISGLPEKYETMIGENGINLSVGQKQRLAIARVLLKKSSIILFDEATSSLDNESQHYIKQIIDKLSKTHSVIIIAHRLITISEADEIIIIEDRKIAGRGTHPELINGNPVYRKLYEKELKIENEKKKEAVSY, encoded by the coding sequence ATGAATGAAAAAACCTTGGAGATTAGTGATTTTTTATTATTCAAAAGTGTAATTCAGTATGCTAAATTCTATAAAGTAAGATTTTCATTAGCCATCTTCTGTTTGTTGGCATCAGTGGGTCTAGGCTTAATTCAGCCATTGATATGGGGGAAGTTGGTAACAAACCTGTTTACCAACAACTATTATTCAGCACTACTTAACATAATAAAAATCACAGCAATTTATATATCGCTGTCTGTAATCACATTTTATCAGTCGTACCTGATAACCTACTTGACTAATAATATTGTATTTAAAATGAAATGTGACATTTATAAAAGAATACTTAGTCTTGAAATGCAGTTATTCGATGAAATGCGCGTGGGTGACTTCATTTCGCGCTTGAACGGAGATATTGCAGTTATCGCCAATTTTATCACTAATCAGTGTCTGAATACCTTAATTGACATATTGAAAGTTGCAACCATAGGGTTTATTGTCTTCCGGATTAATGCACTTTTATCTGTTGTAATAGTAGTCTTTCTTCCTTTATCATACTTAATATTTTTTAAATTCAGCAAACTGTTAAGAAAAAAGAGCAGAGACATTTCATCTTCAAACGATAACTATTTCAGCTATTTACAGCAATCTATTTCCGGTATAAGGGAAGTAAAAAGTCTTGGGATAAAAAATAAAAATTTCTCAATATTCGCGTTGCTTTCTGAAAGCATTAAAAATAAGAATATTGAGTTTTCAATGGTTAATAATTTATCTCAAACTTTATCCAGGGGAATAAACTTCCTGTCGGAAATCGCAATTATGGCACTGGGAGGGTTTCTGATATTTAAGAATTTGTTACCGATTGAATACTTTATTGCTTTTTTATCATATTTTAATCAGCTTTCCGGTTCATTAGCAAATTTATTCGGATTGAATGCAAGTATACAGCAAGCGTTAACATCCCTTGAAAGGATATTACACTTGAAAGAAAACACGTACTATTCCTCTGAAAGGTTTGGAATAAAGAATATCGGACACATTAAGGGTAATATAAAGTTTGAAAATGTGACTTTCCAATACAAGAATGGTATCCCTGTTCTTGATTCAGTATCTTTTGAAATACCTTCAGGAAGGAAAACTGCAATAGTTGGATCCAGTGGTTCCGGCAAAACTACGATTTTTAACCTGCTTCTAAGATTTTATGAACCCACAGCCGGGGATATTTTCGTAGATAACATAAAAATCGAAGAGTTTAGTGAGGAATCTTTAAGAGAACATATAGCAATTGTCAGGCAGGAACCTTTTTTGTTTAATCTTACTATAAAGGAAAACCTTTTGCTGGCAAATCCCTTGTCAACGGAAGAAGATATTGAGGAGGCATGCAAAGCCTCATGTATACATGAATATATATCTGGGTTGCCTGAAAAATATGAGACCATGATAGGTGAAAACGGAATAAACCTGTCTGTGGGTCAAAAGCAAAGGCTCGCAATAGCAAGAGTTTTGCTTAAAAAATCAAGTATAATACTCTTTGATGAAGCAACATCTTCTCTGGATAACGAATCACAACATTACATCAAGCAGATTATTGACAAGTTATCGAAAACCCATTCTGTAATTATTATTGCACATAGGTTAATCACAATTTCTGAGGCAGATGAAATTATTATTATTGAGGACAGAAAGATAGCTGGACGTGGTACTCATCCCGAGCTTATTAATGGAAACCCGGTTTATAGGAAGTTGTACGAAAAAGAGCTAAAGATCGAAAATGAAAAGAAGAAAGAGGCGGTATCGTATTAA
- a CDS encoding S8 family serine peptidase yields the protein MKRRKRRYRINNSIERRVRVVIIDSGIDAGILGLYVNDKASTAFRINEEGYITEVKDLKACHIHGTVIALLIRHICKNVEFISINILNERLVSDARVLLCAFKRAVEIKPDIVHLSLGTTKWKYRFALNTIVRHARKNNIIVVAAANNEGKKSYPAYLRGVIGVKARVMKDNNPFDYQDGFFYAPLDTKGIEEFETLGVSDYATGSSVAAAYMTGYIASLISSRKKIVYCSEIIGLLKSSDFKDRGI from the coding sequence ATGAAAAGAAGAAAGAGGCGGTATCGTATTAATAATAGTATAGAAAGACGTGTAAGGGTTGTAATAATTGATAGCGGTATAGATGCCGGCATATTAGGTTTATATGTAAATGATAAGGCATCAACTGCCTTCAGAATTAATGAAGAAGGATATATCACGGAAGTTAAGGATTTGAAAGCATGCCATATTCACGGCACGGTTATTGCGCTATTAATCAGGCATATATGTAAAAATGTTGAGTTTATCAGTATCAATATACTAAATGAAAGGCTGGTTTCAGATGCCAGAGTGCTTTTATGTGCATTTAAAAGAGCGGTGGAAATTAAGCCGGATATTGTCCACTTGAGCCTTGGGACAACAAAGTGGAAATATAGGTTTGCCCTAAATACAATCGTCAGGCATGCAAGGAAAAATAACATAATCGTTGTCGCTGCAGCAAATAACGAAGGGAAAAAATCCTATCCTGCATATTTGAGGGGGGTGATAGGAGTAAAAGCACGTGTGATGAAAGATAATAATCCTTTTGATTATCAAGATGGCTTTTTTTATGCACCATTAGATACCAAGGGAATAGAAGAGTTTGAGACGCTGGGTGTCAGTGATTATGCAACAGGTTCAAGCGTAGCAGCTGCATATATGACAGGATATATTGCTTCATTAATCTCTTCACGAAAAAAAATAGTATATTGCTCTGAAATAATTGGATTATTAAAGTCAAGTGACTTTAAAGATAGGGGGATATAG
- a CDS encoding radical SAM peptide maturase, CXXX-repeat target family: MNGNNNIKMGQLQKSWKEGVAKTITFCVTEDCNLACKYCYMTGKNSKRKMTFEIAKKAVDYILSNRDVFDEEAVIWDFIGGEPFLEIDLIDKVSDYIKLKMYELSHPWFDNYIFGFSTNGLLYDNPKVQKYILKNRGHISIGISIDGNKIKHDLQRIRLDGSGSYDEVIQKVPLWQEQFPGFMTKATFSHDDLPYLKESIISLWENGIKTIAANVIYEDVWHEGDDAVFEGQLRELADHILENDLWKEYSVRFFDPKIGFPLTDDQLKKNWCGAGKMLAIDCDGKFYPCIRFLDFSLNNRAGVSLGDIENGINTDKIRPFLALNTVSQSSEECIKCDVAKGCAWCTGNNYDMAGTDTIYERSTFTCKMHKANVRANEYFWDKFTEVTGVISPREEYKRELEAEKFEESENTRFLVFLTSDDVTPHCAYRNWNRTNNRMSRGLLEEGLKFAEDNGFTAIFLGETNCPGAPEFNIVNYKSHQLSEYSIITCDNESFVHERTFENCILLVSRMNVGRLSSFVKELRPSVGRINVILEDIADWSKLDISEYEAQLDVLVDFISETYKDSNPLELNILTDSMNLKSMSNCDAGNNTYTLAPNGKIYMCPAFYFDNPDTHIGDLKSGISIKNSQLLKIENAPICSACDAYHCTRCKFLNKKLTNEINTPSKIQCVLSHIERNKARELQQKLIKQKVGSYERLIEAIEYLDPLEKNI, translated from the coding sequence ATGAATGGTAATAATAATATTAAAATGGGACAGTTGCAAAAATCATGGAAGGAGGGTGTAGCAAAAACAATTACATTTTGTGTAACTGAAGACTGTAATCTGGCTTGCAAGTATTGTTACATGACCGGTAAGAATTCTAAAAGGAAAATGACGTTTGAGATAGCTAAGAAAGCTGTAGATTATATACTTTCAAATAGAGATGTTTTTGATGAGGAAGCTGTCATATGGGATTTTATTGGAGGAGAGCCCTTTTTGGAAATTGATTTGATTGATAAGGTAAGTGACTATATAAAGCTTAAAATGTACGAGTTGAGTCACCCTTGGTTCGATAATTACATTTTCGGCTTTTCCACAAACGGCTTACTATACGACAACCCTAAGGTCCAGAAATATATTCTGAAAAATAGAGGCCATATTTCAATTGGCATAAGTATAGACGGTAATAAAATTAAACATGACCTGCAACGTATCAGGCTTGATGGCAGCGGATCATACGATGAAGTCATTCAGAAGGTTCCTCTTTGGCAGGAGCAGTTTCCCGGCTTTATGACCAAAGCTACATTTTCTCATGATGATTTGCCCTATCTTAAAGAAAGCATTATTAGCCTTTGGGAGAATGGAATCAAAACAATTGCTGCAAATGTAATTTATGAAGACGTTTGGCATGAAGGAGACGACGCGGTCTTTGAGGGACAGCTCCGGGAGCTTGCTGACCATATTTTGGAAAATGATCTGTGGAAGGAATATTCAGTAAGATTCTTTGATCCGAAAATTGGATTTCCGCTAACTGATGACCAATTAAAAAAGAATTGGTGTGGAGCCGGTAAAATGCTTGCAATCGATTGCGATGGAAAATTTTATCCTTGTATAAGATTTCTGGATTTTTCCTTGAATAACCGGGCTGGGGTATCTTTAGGAGATATTGAAAACGGAATAAATACTGATAAAATAAGGCCGTTTCTTGCATTGAATACAGTTTCTCAAAGCAGTGAGGAGTGCATAAAGTGTGATGTTGCAAAAGGCTGTGCATGGTGTACGGGAAACAATTATGATATGGCTGGCACCGATACGATATATGAAAGATCTACTTTTACTTGTAAAATGCATAAGGCGAATGTACGTGCGAATGAATATTTCTGGGACAAGTTCACGGAAGTTACAGGGGTGATATCGCCAAGAGAAGAATATAAACGGGAACTAGAGGCTGAAAAGTTTGAAGAGTCTGAAAACACAAGATTTTTGGTGTTTTTAACATCGGATGATGTCACGCCGCATTGCGCATACAGAAATTGGAACAGGACTAACAACAGAATGAGCCGAGGTTTGTTGGAAGAAGGTTTGAAGTTTGCTGAAGATAATGGATTTACCGCAATATTTCTGGGCGAAACCAACTGTCCTGGTGCTCCTGAATTCAATATAGTAAATTACAAGTCTCACCAGTTAAGTGAATATTCAATAATAACCTGCGATAATGAATCTTTTGTCCATGAAAGGACTTTTGAGAACTGTATTCTTCTAGTATCAAGAATGAATGTTGGAAGGTTGAGCAGCTTTGTAAAAGAATTACGTCCTTCAGTTGGCAGAATAAACGTTATACTTGAGGATATCGCAGATTGGAGTAAATTGGATATATCTGAGTATGAAGCCCAGTTGGATGTTTTAGTAGACTTCATATCTGAAACTTATAAAGATTCAAATCCTTTAGAGTTAAACATACTGACAGACAGCATGAATCTAAAATCAATGAGTAATTGTGATGCCGGCAATAATACCTACACACTCGCACCTAATGGGAAAATATACATGTGCCCGGCCTTTTACTTTGATAACCCGGATACTCATATTGGAGATCTTAAAAGCGGCATCAGTATAAAAAACAGCCAGCTTTTAAAAATAGAAAATGCGCCGATCTGTTCTGCTTGCGATGCTTACCACTGTACACGGTGTAAATTCCTAAACAAAAAATTAACAAACGAAATCAATACCCCATCAAAAATACAATGTGTTTTAAGCCACATTGAGAGAAATAAAGCAAGAGAATTGCAACAGAAACTAATAAAACAAAAAGTGGGTAGTTACGAAAGGTTGATAGAAGCAATTGAGTACCTTGACCCGCTTGAAAAAAATATATAA
- a CDS encoding CXXX repeat peptide modification system protein, producing MLREKVGFVTENEKSLIMQLYTKKKALEELFLTLCNPSLTELNKDSLYTKIVDDMGKTKTEFDKWWSDMSRKYQWKSCENKQWTIDFETSEIFLIEKPGI from the coding sequence ATGCTTAGAGAGAAAGTAGGATTTGTAACAGAAAATGAAAAAAGCTTGATTATGCAGCTTTATACTAAGAAAAAGGCTTTGGAGGAACTGTTTTTGACTTTGTGCAATCCCTCGTTAACTGAACTTAATAAAGATTCACTATATACAAAAATAGTGGATGATATGGGCAAAACAAAAACTGAATTTGATAAATGGTGGTCGGATATGTCGAGGAAGTATCAATGGAAATCATGTGAAAACAAACAATGGACAATCGACTTTGAAACATCCGAAATTTTTTTGATAGAAAAGCCAGGTATATGA
- a CDS encoding DUF4855 domain-containing protein — MKKLSLFLIFVFMLSIFSGTQMFAAQNTENPQVTYSKEELEKKKRTTLPDKSRDKKNNEVSREVTVLLADSYEPNNSISAAKPISNNNTIYPTIDTSSDVDYFTFTISSTANAVISMTPPSDKDYDLKLYNSSGTEVGSSTNGTGTTDSITNTSLPSGTYYIYVYGYSGAYSETSYSLRLSYTGGGGSGDDYGNDFSSAYSLSVSAGTTTSRSGSIESTGDADFFKFTAPSSGTYTIYSTGSTDTYGHLYNSSQSELASNDDNSASNFLISYSLTAGQLYYVKVRHYSSSGTGEYTLNITAPIPVANAYSNIAKLLYVGYANTRNGTSKYASYTDSDLDSILNSPTLGTNEFVITGGDCGYGFKQCVAMTDINSLTTSGTTAYNYCGTTDSASLNTIKNEAVNVYNSIDSYRTLESFADDQITLANRIWAKNPNAKVWFSFPVIPHTTFAYLYTSQCRTKIVDRIKDSISSTNWSNNVLGFYYGTESPTQWYTKFNTSNTTDFNNPVVNNMNGLSSYVHGFSKKMLWIPYYRDGSSTSTSDLPRRLAYISCRTNIFDYVDLQPSYYFNSALTNNLNLVKICVQNNTIVNSSGNAIVSKTSSTQIGCEMEIDTDINSDSSALSRYNQYVSAFSSYRGSKHISFYCSERNSLINTNVFNTVRSFVTY; from the coding sequence ATGAAGAAACTATCTTTATTTTTGATTTTTGTATTTATGTTATCTATTTTTAGCGGTACTCAGATGTTTGCAGCACAAAATACTGAAAACCCACAGGTTACCTATAGTAAGGAAGAACTTGAAAAAAAGAAGAGAACTACTCTGCCTGACAAGAGTAGAGATAAGAAGAATAATGAAGTAAGCCGTGAAGTTACAGTACTGCTTGCTGACAGTTATGAGCCGAATAATTCAATATCTGCAGCAAAGCCAATAAGCAACAATAATACTATTTATCCTACTATTGATACTTCTTCAGACGTGGATTATTTTACATTTACAATCTCTTCTACAGCAAATGCGGTAATTTCAATGACTCCTCCGTCTGACAAGGATTATGATTTGAAGCTGTATAATTCATCCGGTACGGAAGTTGGAAGCTCGACTAACGGTACCGGTACAACAGACAGTATAACCAACACAAGTCTTCCCTCCGGTACCTACTATATATATGTTTACGGTTATAGCGGAGCATACTCTGAAACGTCGTATAGCCTTAGATTAAGCTATACAGGCGGTGGTGGTTCAGGAGATGATTATGGGAATGATTTCAGTTCGGCATACAGCTTATCTGTTTCTGCCGGAACTACTACCTCCCGTTCAGGCAGTATAGAAAGTACCGGTGATGCTGATTTCTTTAAGTTTACAGCTCCAAGCTCCGGAACATATACAATTTACTCCACAGGCAGTACTGACACCTATGGACATTTATACAACAGCAGCCAGTCTGAACTCGCTTCAAATGATGATAATAGTGCGTCAAACTTTTTAATTTCATACTCGCTTACCGCAGGACAGCTATATTATGTGAAGGTCAGGCACTACAGCAGTTCAGGAACAGGTGAATATACCCTTAATATTACTGCCCCGATCCCTGTAGCTAACGCATACAGTAATATAGCGAAGCTCCTTTATGTAGGATATGCAAATACACGTAATGGTACCAGCAAATATGCAAGTTATACTGACTCTGATCTGGACAGCATTTTGAACTCTCCTACATTGGGTACAAATGAATTTGTAATAACTGGCGGTGATTGTGGATATGGATTCAAACAGTGTGTAGCAATGACTGATATCAATTCTCTGACAACATCAGGTACTACAGCGTACAACTACTGTGGAACAACGGACTCAGCTTCACTTAATACAATAAAAAATGAGGCTGTCAATGTATATAATAGTATCGACAGTTATAGGACACTAGAAAGCTTTGCAGATGATCAGATTACTTTGGCTAATAGGATCTGGGCAAAGAACCCGAATGCAAAAGTATGGTTTTCTTTCCCGGTTATTCCGCATACAACCTTTGCATACCTGTATACTTCACAATGTAGGACAAAAATTGTAGATCGCATAAAGGACAGTATAAGCAGCACCAACTGGTCAAATAATGTCCTTGGATTTTACTATGGTACAGAATCTCCAACACAATGGTATACAAAATTTAATACATCGAATACTACTGATTTCAATAACCCGGTAGTAAACAATATGAATGGTCTTTCCTCATATGTACATGGATTTAGTAAGAAAATGTTATGGATACCTTATTACAGGGATGGGTCAAGTACAAGTACTTCCGATCTTCCAAGGCGTCTAGCATATATTTCATGCAGAACAAATATATTTGATTATGTAGATTTGCAGCCAAGCTATTACTTTAATTCTGCTCTAACAAATAACCTTAACCTTGTAAAAATCTGTGTCCAAAATAACACTATTGTTAACTCAAGTGGTAATGCTATAGTTTCAAAAACATCCAGCACACAAATAGGCTGCGAAATGGAAATCGATACGGATATTAACTCTGATTCATCGGCTCTATCCAGGTACAATCAATATGTTTCAGCTTTCTCTAGCTATAGAGGCAGCAAACATATCTCTTTTTACTGTTCAGAAAGGAACTCATTAATAAATACAAATGTGTTTAATACTGTAAGATCATTTGTAACATACTAA
- a CDS encoding ABC transporter ATP-binding protein, giving the protein MNIIEIKNLNKSYGKARGIIDVSFEIPQGEIFGFIGPNGAGKSTTIRTLLALIYPNSGSAKIFGMDCIKDSAKIKREIGYLPSEVNYYDDMKIKDLLYYSAKFYKKDCSKRIKELSDTFELDMNKKVDELSFGNKKKVAIIQALLHEPKLLILDEPTGGLDPLMQNKFFDVLKEENQKGVTIFFSSHILSEVQRMCDRVAIIKEGKILKVETIDKLTGDKFKKIRIDFKNGDRIELPGMINVETKGKSMEFVFGGKIDELVKKLAGVHVENLWIEEPSLEEIFMHYYESGNSK; this is encoded by the coding sequence ATGAATATCATAGAAATTAAGAACTTGAACAAGTCCTATGGTAAAGCCAGAGGTATAATAGATGTCAGCTTTGAGATACCTCAGGGTGAAATCTTCGGATTCATTGGCCCTAACGGGGCAGGAAAGTCAACGACTATAAGAACTTTGCTGGCGCTGATTTATCCCAACAGCGGAAGTGCTAAAATATTCGGTATGGACTGTATAAAGGATTCAGCCAAAATAAAAAGGGAAATCGGGTATCTGCCGTCTGAGGTAAATTATTATGATGATATGAAGATAAAAGACCTCCTCTATTATTCGGCAAAATTCTATAAAAAGGATTGCAGCAAAAGAATTAAGGAATTAAGTGATACATTTGAGCTGGACATGAACAAAAAGGTGGATGAGTTATCCTTCGGAAACAAGAAAAAGGTTGCAATAATCCAGGCATTGCTGCATGAGCCGAAGCTGCTGATTCTTGATGAGCCTACGGGAGGGCTTGACCCACTGATGCAAAACAAGTTCTTTGATGTACTTAAGGAAGAGAACCAAAAAGGGGTGACAATCTTTTTTTCCTCACATATCCTGAGTGAAGTACAGAGGATGTGTGACAGGGTAGCCATAATAAAAGAGGGTAAAATCCTTAAAGTAGAAACTATAGACAAACTAACCGGAGATAAATTCAAGAAAATTAGGATAGATTTTAAGAACGGAGACAGAATCGAACTTCCCGGAATGATAAATGTTGAAACTAAGGGTAAGAGCATGGAGTTTGTATTTGGCGGAAAGATTGATGAGCTGGTTAAGAAACTTGCCGGGGTGCATGTAGAGAATCTTTGGATAGAAGAACCTTCACTTGAAGAGATTTTTATGCATTATTATGAATCAGGAAATAGCAAGTAG